The sequence TGTCATCCCGGTGGTCTGCAACGGCACCGCCTCCTTGAAATGCCGTACAAACAGCGTGAGCCCAAAGGACGTGCACCCTTGAGCGCCGTGTAGGAGTGGCATGGCTCCGCGCAGTCCCATGAAAGCAAATGCGCCGCCGATCGGCTGACTCATCTTTAGCGGGTTGACGGCACAAGCCTTCTTCGGCGTCATGACGACAGCCATGTCAGCTTCCTATTCTGCGGCCTGAAGCGCATGAGATGGCGAGGACTGAAGAATGTCCTCAATTCGTCTCTTGCAGCAGCCACCGATCGCATTTGTGTGCTGTCTGACTGCCTCAACGCTAGTCAGATTATGCGAACAAACTGCGTCCTCTATTGTGCCGAGATCAACTGTGTTGCAGACACAGATCTTCTTGGCGCGCCGTGCAGTCTCGTCGATTTCAGAACCGGAGATGCTGATGGCTGCCGGCGAGTGCACCTTTGCCAGCGTTCTAGCTAGCGCCTGCCAGGGTGCCGGCCGGCGCAGCTGCTCCCACATTGGATTGAATAGCGATCTGTCGATCTCCTCGACCAGCTTAACCATACCGAGATAACCCATGTAGGCGTGACAACGCTCCTGGTTAATATCTAACCAGGGCGTCGCCGCTTTCAGTGCGACGAACTGAGACTTACCTCCCGAGAGCATGATGTCCGCTTTCGCGTCCTTCAGCATCTGGTACATCGCGCGTGGTGGCATGTCCTCAATCATCTGTGTCGCCTGCCCGGTCAACTCCCTAATGCGCTCTTTGTCTTCCTTTGTGGATTTTTTTACACTGGTCCCAACTAACTCGAGTCCGGCCTCCTGCAGCGCGGCAACGACCGACCAGGACTTGACGCCGCCGGTAATCAACAAGGCCTTCTTGCCTTTGAAGCGTGGCTTGTATGGCTCGATTGCAGCCCAAGCGCGGGCCTCCTCACGTGCTATCACCGCCTCTGTACGCTCGATGAGATGACCGGGCGCGCCGCGCTCGACCAGCAATCGTGCAATATCACGCAGTGAGATGCTGGAGTCCTGAATGCCGTAGAAGGACCCTTCGAAAAATGGAATCCCGTAACGATCTTTCATCTTGCGCGCGATGTTGATCATCGACTTTGAACACACAACCATGGCGGCCCGGGCCCGGTGCGACGAAGCGACTTCGCGATACTTACCATCGCCTGAGATGCAGCAGAGAATGCGGATACCAAGTTCGTCAAACAACGGCTTAACCTGCCAAAGCTCGCCGGCCAGATTGTATTCCCCTATCAGATTGATGTCATAAGGCGTGATGTCATCTGGCTCTTGCGTCCCAATGACATGTTCGAGCAAAGCCTCGCCAGCAAGCTTGTTGCCGAGGTTTTTTGAACCCACGAAACCCGGCGAATTGACGGGAACTACCGGCGTTCCGAACTTTCGCGTAGCCGCCTTACAGACAGCGTTAATGTCGTCTCCTATCATTGCAGGCACGCAGGTTTGGTAGACGAAAAGGGCCGGCGGGTCGTACTTGAGGATTATCTCCTTAATCGCCTTGGAGAGTCTCTTTTCACCACCAAATACGACATCCGTTTC comes from Bradyrhizobium sp. CCGE-LA001 and encodes:
- the nifE gene encoding nitrogenase iron-molybdenum cofactor biosynthesis protein NifE, which produces MSSLAATVRDVFNEPGCAKNGSKPENERRTGCTKQLLPGSAAGGCAFDGAKIALQPFTDVAHLVHGPIACEGNSWDNRGAASSGSDLWRAGFTTDMNETDVVFGGEKRLSKAIKEIILKYDPPALFVYQTCVPAMIGDDINAVCKAATRKFGTPVVPVNSPGFVGSKNLGNKLAGEALLEHVIGTQEPDDITPYDINLIGEYNLAGELWQVKPLFDELGIRILCCISGDGKYREVASSHRARAAMVVCSKSMINIARKMKDRYGIPFFEGSFYGIQDSSISLRDIARLLVERGAPGHLIERTEAVIAREEARAWAAIEPYKPRFKGKKALLITGGVKSWSVVAALQEAGLELVGTSVKKSTKEDKERIRELTGQATQMIEDMPPRAMYQMLKDAKADIMLSGGKSQFVALKAATPWLDINQERCHAYMGYLGMVKLVEEIDRSLFNPMWEQLRRPAPWQALARTLAKVHSPAAISISGSEIDETARRAKKICVCNTVDLGTIEDAVCSHNLTSVEAVRQHTNAIGGCCKRRIEDILQSSPSHALQAAE